A region of the Dermatophagoides farinae isolate YC_2012a chromosome 7, ASM2471394v1, whole genome shotgun sequence genome:
atatcattatcgttgattattgttatttcaaataaaaaaaaattgaccctgaaatcaatttctactcctatcattgatgatgataatgaaaatgacgatacaaataataagaaatcaaagctttacacacacacacacacacaaaaaaacgtGAAAATAAATCTTAGAAGATAATTTCAACATGATGCAtcaatacaatgatgattagtgGAAGAATACgtaatttttaaatgaattattatggtcataaatttgatgatgaccattaaacattcatcattctattctattctataGAGTTCTTTGCCATTTTATCCTTGAAACCTAATTACATTGATATATTCTTTAGTTGTTATAGAATACGACcttctttttttatgataggctttggcttttttttcattggctAAAATCTCCACTGTTTGCTATAGAATTATTTATCTTTATGACAATCTTTTCTTGAAATACATTATTCTGATTAACTATATTGATCAATAGATCAAGATTACAATGTGAATAATGAACATACaattcatacacacaataattttcacatttaatTACCaaggtttttgtttcttgtccAGTAAACGTGTGAAAAAACCGGTTATTCTGGtgttggttttgtttttacctgtttagtgaaaattttcgattggtatataaattgatcgaatgaaaatgaccaTTAGCATAATTGAAAAgtgaaaatcaaacaaaaatgataatgttcaaAGTAAGATTGTTAAATTCTTacattaaatttttgattgtttttttctacttgATATAGGCAATCGTTTTGTTTGGTATCGTATCGATCATTTCTGCCCAAATGATCATCGATAGTAAACGTTCTGGTTCCGGTGGTTTTGTTGGTCATAGAATAGTTTCAGGTGGTGGTTTTACTGGCAATACTGGTTTAATATCCGGTGGAGGATTTGTTGGTCATCAAAATGTTCCAGTGGTAACAAGTGGAGGTTTTGTTGGCCATGGCAGtaatattcaatcatttcctTCGAATGGACGATATTTTTATGCCACTCCAATGGGACATTCATCGAATATTCCTTCATACATTGAACGTCGACAAACAATTATGCCAGTGGGATCATCACGAATTATGCCTAGTTCGATTTCATCTACTCAATTtggatcatcaatttatccaTACAAATCAACGATTGCTACTCAACCATCATCTTTTCGACGATTTCGTCGTAGTATTGATGGACTTCCTACCCATGATCGATCACCGACCGTATACTATGGTATTCGACAACAGAatggccaacaacaaaaacaacaatcatcatcatcatcatatggtcaatcatcaatgagcGGATATACTGGATCCAGTTATGATTATGGTTATGGTTCAGCTGATGAAACCGTTCCAAAACcatatcaattttcattacaaaGTCAAGATGATGGTACTGGTAGTGCTAATTGGTATCAACAAGAACAATCAAATGGTGacggtgttgttgttggttcatATACTATTCAAGATCCAATAACCGGTATAATGAGAATTGTAAATTATCgtgccgatgatgatggatttcATGCTGAAATTCAATCCAATGAACCGGGTGTTGTTGATTCTGATCCAGCTAATGCATCCATACGAACTATTATGAATAATGTTGGCACTGTAAATTCTGGATATTCATCCGTCagtggacaacaacaacagcagcaacaacaacaacgtgttaattatcaacaatataaacaacaatcgtATGGTGTACCAACGTATTAAAAattaacatgatgatgagatgatcaaattttgatttacattgaaaaatcaaattatttaaaataataataaagtaattcgttttatatataaacaaatgaaattgtaaagaatttcgtttatttttgttttgtttgtatttttacAGATTATTACTACACATTGTTACGATGAACATGATACAAATCTATCGATacatattcatcataatgatgatgatcatgatcatgatcatttcaaatgtacAAAATATACCATTTATTAATCgtgaattaatcaattttgaatggTTTCCACATACATATGATACATGTGA
Encoded here:
- the LOC124496692 gene encoding uncharacterized protein LOC124496692 yields the protein MIMFKAIVLFGIVSIISAQMIIDSKRSGSGGFVGHRIVSGGGFTGNTGLISGGGFVGHQNVPVVTSGGFVGHGSNIQSFPSNGRYFYATPMGHSSNIPSYIERRQTIMPVGSSRIMPSSISSTQFGSSIYPYKSTIATQPSSFRRFRRSIDGLPTHDRSPTVYYGIRQQNGQQQKQQSSSSSYGQSSMSGYTGSSYDYGYGSADETVPKPYQFSLQSQDDGTGSANWYQQEQSNGDGVVVGSYTIQDPITGIMRIVNYRADDDGFHAEIQSNEPGVVDSDPANASIRTIMNNVGTVNSGYSSVSGQQQQQQQQQRVNYQQYKQQSYGVPTY